The Calditrichota bacterium genome has a window encoding:
- a CDS encoding DUF2207 domain-containing protein — protein sequence MRKTLLILILLAAFVSTANAKHYSHPKIEQEIWLLPDGSAEVDEVRWFEFSGQFGSAVIERSPHGKYGNYKITYEGVWDDDSGESLRWSQSQRNGNARLNWNYSARDETKRFRIRYTISWAVQRYRDAAQFYWKCIEDEHAAISDVDITVHLPGKPPTLFGAFVHSKTRKGKREFSPDSTSVRIHMGYIPTTSFVEARILTDAELFPEATVQMGEGRASLLEDERKIMHPSWGELAARYTAELLTLLYFVVLGIAALILFWVFGKEPHIELGKYLRQPPSDIPPCMIPAIMTQEEVDVKKVVDGFAAALLECARLGYVLIKPANDPEDTEFILTESGKALLEDKQVTHLPGERGITTHEIEVLKKVFREASSNDHVTTRGIKSWAAISTPNGSEIRAFAWSWGVGMRSWFERHRFALDDSESTSIREGMSTGSFLVALALFMLLVFMERLTLLTALMPVSVFLTGHFLAPVMSKRTLRGAREVYQWEAFRNFLTDFSSLDRASEKMLPMWDKYLVYATALGVSKEFSKQLSKALLQAPQFELTFGSGDWGTDLTHSLSRSSLTDFGLSDLGYSISTSLRDTAVDFHSMTKDFLGNSASDWDFGGGGGSSGGGGFGGGFGGGGGGGGGGGFSGAS from the coding sequence TTGCGGAAAACCTTGTTGATTCTGATTCTGCTTGCGGCGTTCGTGTCAACCGCGAACGCGAAGCACTACTCGCATCCGAAAATCGAGCAGGAGATATGGCTCTTGCCGGACGGCTCGGCGGAGGTCGACGAAGTTCGCTGGTTTGAGTTTTCGGGTCAGTTCGGCAGCGCGGTCATCGAGCGCTCGCCGCACGGGAAATACGGCAACTACAAGATCACGTACGAAGGCGTGTGGGACGACGATTCCGGCGAATCGCTTCGCTGGTCTCAGTCGCAGCGCAACGGCAACGCGCGGCTCAATTGGAACTACTCGGCGCGTGACGAAACGAAGCGGTTTCGCATTCGATACACGATATCTTGGGCCGTGCAGAGATACCGTGACGCAGCGCAGTTCTACTGGAAGTGTATTGAAGACGAGCACGCGGCGATTAGCGACGTCGACATAACGGTTCATCTGCCCGGAAAACCGCCGACGCTCTTCGGGGCGTTCGTTCATTCCAAAACGCGCAAAGGCAAGCGCGAGTTCTCGCCAGATTCGACGTCCGTTCGGATTCACATGGGATATATTCCCACGACGAGTTTTGTGGAAGCACGGATATTGACCGACGCGGAGCTGTTTCCCGAAGCCACAGTGCAAATGGGCGAAGGCCGCGCGTCGCTTTTGGAAGACGAGCGCAAGATTATGCATCCCAGTTGGGGTGAGTTGGCGGCCCGGTACACGGCAGAACTTTTGACGCTGCTCTATTTTGTGGTTTTGGGCATCGCGGCATTAATCCTGTTTTGGGTGTTTGGGAAAGAGCCGCACATTGAGCTTGGCAAGTATTTGCGGCAGCCTCCCAGCGACATACCTCCGTGCATGATTCCCGCAATTATGACGCAGGAAGAAGTGGACGTCAAGAAAGTTGTGGACGGATTCGCGGCGGCGCTGCTGGAATGCGCAAGACTTGGATATGTTCTGATTAAACCGGCAAACGACCCGGAAGATACCGAGTTCATTCTCACCGAGTCCGGGAAAGCGCTCCTTGAAGACAAGCAGGTCACGCATTTGCCGGGTGAACGCGGGATCACGACCCACGAGATTGAAGTCCTGAAAAAAGTATTCCGGGAAGCCAGCTCGAATGACCACGTGACGACGCGCGGCATCAAGTCGTGGGCGGCGATTTCAACTCCGAACGGCTCGGAGATTCGCGCGTTTGCGTGGAGTTGGGGAGTTGGCATGCGTTCTTGGTTCGAACGGCACCGTTTCGCTTTGGATGATTCGGAAAGCACGTCGATTCGAGAAGGCATGTCGACAGGGTCTTTTTTGGTTGCGTTAGCGCTTTTCATGCTGCTGGTATTTATGGAAAGACTGACTCTTCTCACAGCATTGATGCCGGTGTCCGTATTCTTGACGGGGCATTTTCTCGCGCCGGTCATGTCCAAACGCACTCTGCGCGGGGCGCGGGAAGTGTACCAGTGGGAAGCGTTTCGCAATTTTTTGACGGACTTTTCGAGTCTGGATCGCGCATCGGAGAAGATGCTGCCGATGTGGGACAAGTATTTGGTATATGCGACGGCGTTGGGAGTTTCAAAGGAATTTTCCAAGCAACTTAGCAAGGCGTTGCTGCAAGCGCCGCAATTTGAACTGACGTTCGGCAGCGGTGATTGGGGCACGGACTTGACTCATTCGTTGTCGAGAAGCTCTTTGACAGATTTTGGATTGAGCGATTTGGGATATTCGATAAGCACCTCGCTTCGCGACACGGCTGTTGACTTTCACTCCATGACCAAAGATTTCTTGGGAAACTCGGCTTCCGATTGGGATTTTGGCGGTGGCGGCGGAAGCAGCGGAGGCGGTGGATTTGGCGGAGGCTTCGGCGGAGGCGGGGGCGGCGGTGGCGGCGGCGGATTCAGCGGCGCGAGTTGA